CCTCCCCATGGAGGAACATTACCCGGGCGGAAATCTGAGCACGTACCAACAGGGCCAACTAGCCGAGGGACAGCAGCAGATTCTCCAGGCTCGCGAAGATTACCGTAAGGCGCTTGCAAGCAATCCCGAACAGAAGGACCTCCGAGAGCACTATGCCTGGTTCCTCTACGCCAACGGCTACCACGATAAGGAATGCCTTCGCCTGCTCGAGCAGTCTCTTCCCGATGCCGCCGATCCGACCGGGATCTTCAATGCCATCGTCGAAGTGAGGGAAGAACTCCGCCTGCCCGCCACCCCTCTCAGAAAGCCTCCGGGTGTACTCCAGAAAAAAGCTGTGACACCACATCACGCTGTCATTGCCAAGGCCTCCAGCGGTGAATCCTTGAAGAAGGTCGTGAAGGAGGAGATCGAAACAGTCGAGAGGTTCCACCACTGGATCTTCGTCACTTACTACGATTACAGCTTCTTCAACGATGGTCGTCAGGGATGGCAGGAGGAAGATGCCTCCCTCATCTACCGAGTCAACCAGCGCCTGGCGATCGGCGCCGAGATCGACATCATGCAGCGCCCCCCCTCGGGAACGAACACCTACTATAGCGCTCTGGCCTCCTACTACCTCTGGAAATGGCTCGAGGTTCACGGAAAGATCTCCATCTGTCCCGATCCAACCTTCCTTGCACTGCAGGTCTACTCAGGAGGATTCATCTACCAGGCCGCTCCACGCCTCGGACTCCTGCTCGACTACCAGCGTTACAACTTTATCCAGGGACCCCTCGACCAGATCAATCCCGGCATCGCGTATAACTTCACGGATACAACCTCACTGGTGCTGCGTTATGTCCGCGGATGGGCCTTCAACAATCTCGAGTATAACTACTACTCGGCAGCTCTGAATCTTGGTCTGCCCGGTAACCGTAGGCTCTCGATGGCTTTTGCCTATGGTACGGATCCTGATACCCAAGTCGGGGCTGACGGCAGCAATCTCAGTAGCCTCAGTCCCGCCTACACCTATTCCATCTTCTTCACCCAGCCTATCACGCGCGATCTGAGCCTCTTCACCGGCGTCCAATACATCTACCGCCTCACGCAGAACAACTCCCCGCTATACCAGCAACTCACACCGACAATAGGCCTTTCGATGAAATTCTAATCCCATGAACCTCCTCACCATTGTTCTCATTACTGCGGCCATTCTGACACTCCTCAGTCTACTCCTGCTTGTTATTACCATCGTCCTGAGAATAGCGACGGACCGGAGATTGCGCCGTGATACCGAGTTCAGAAAGAAAGCGAAACCGATTCTTCAATCCTTTCTCTCCGGGGAGGCCTCACTCGAGGCTGCAAAAGCCGCTCTGGCGTATGAGCCGCACGGAGCCATCCAACTTCTTCTGGAAGAGTCTGATGCGCTCGGGACGGAGGGACGTAAAAAACTCCTTCCTCTGCTTGCCTTGATGCCCTTCGAGAAAAAAATGATGACTCACATCACCAGTAGGCGTTGGGAAAAGAGGCTCAGGTCTGCGGAATATCTCGGTTACCTGGGCGATGACTCCGCACTACCGGCGCTGATGACGGCACTCCGTGACGATGTACTTGCAGTTCGATTCGCAGCAGCAAACTCGCTTGCACGTCTTGGATGTCAGGATGCCGTCGAGCCGATTCTCAAGGCACTCGATGTTCCCGGAGAAGTCTCCCAGAGGAGGGTTGTCGAGGTTCTCCAGATCCTCGGGCCCGCCGCCAGCGATCAGATCCTTACCATCCTGAATGATTCCTCTGGGAACCAAACATCCCTGGCTATCGCGGCCCGCATAGCAGGATCACTCCGGATCGAGAATTCCATAAAATCCCTATGCGGACTGCTACGGCATGAAAATGCAAATATCCGCATCAATGTCCTCCGATCCCTCGCTTCCATCAATGATCACTCCGTGACCGACCAGATCGCCGCCCTGGGCGAGGATCCCTCCTGGGAAGTCCGCAGCAGCGTGATGCTGGCCCTGGGCAGACTTGGCGCCACTCAACAGATTCCCCTCCTTCTACAGGGCCTCTCTGATCGGGAATGGTGGGTCCGATTCAACGCCGCAGAAGCCCTCTATTCTCTCGGGGATCCTGGGATCGCAGCACTCAAAGAAGCCGTCGATCACCATGTCGATGCGTACGGACGCGACATGGCACGCCAGATTCTTCAGGAACACGGCATCATCCAATCAAACGAGGAAACCAAGGAGATAAATTCATGAACACCATACGCATCCTTCTCTGGATCATCCTCGGTTATTATATCGCCCTCCACGCGATCTACCTCCTGCTTCTGCTACTCGGATCGCTTCAGATCAGACGTTATAATAGGGCTATCACCTTCGCCGAGTTCCGTAGGATCGGCGAATCACGGCTTACCATGCCGGTGTCACTGATCATTCCATGTTATAACGAGGCCACGATCATCTGCTCCACCATCCTAAATGTCCTCAGGCTCATCTACCCTCAGTTCGAGGTTATTGTTGTCAGCGATGGTTCCAAGGATAACACGATGGAGATCCTTACCGAGAAATTTAAACTCCGCCGCATCGAGAGATTCGGACGCCGTTTTATCAGCACAAAGCCTATCCTCGGCGTCTATGAGTCCTCTGAGTATCCGAATCTTGTCGTGGTAGAGAAGAACAACGGGCGCCGGGCTGATGCCATCAATGCCGGCGTCGCCATGGCTCATTACCCTCTTCTTTGCGTCATCGATGCGGACTGCGTCCTCGAGAGCGATGCGCTTCTTCACATGGCGCGCCCCTTCCTTCGTGATTCGAGGGTGGGAGCCGTGGCGGGAGTCGTCAGGCCCTCGAATGGACTGAGCGTCGTGGAGGGCGAGATCGTCGCCAAGGGATTCCCCAAGACCTTTCTTGGAATGAATCAGGAGATCGAATATGCCCGCAGCTTCCAGTGGGCCAGAATCGGACTCTCACGACTGCGAAGCATGCTCTGCATCTCCGGTGCTCTGATCCTCGTCAAGAAGACCCTGTTCGAGAAACTCGGCGGCCCGTGGCCTGATGCCATCACCGATGACATCGAGTTCACGATGCGACTGAACAGGCACGTCCACGATCGCAGGAACAAGGAGGATGCCCGGATGGTCTTTGCCCCCGATGCAATCTGCTACACAGAGATCCCTGAGAAGATCGGACAGTATGCCTCCCAGCGGAACCGCTGGCAGCGGGGTACACTGCAGGCTATATGGCGCAATCGGGGAATGATCTTCAATCCCCGCTACAGTGCTACTGGGCTCTTCGGAATGCCCTACTTTCTGCTCTTCGAGGGACTTTCGGGCATCGTGGAGCTCTCTGCATGGATTCTGATGGTTGTTTGTCTGGTCCTGCGAATCGCCACCGGCTTCGAGATCGTCGCCATGCTCTTCCTGGCCTACATTATGGGGGTCTTCCTTTCGCTGTCAGCCGTGCTTCTCACCGAGGCTAGCCGCCTGCGCAGTGCAAGATGGCGTGAATTCTGGCGCCTGATCCTGGCGATCTTCCTCGACAACCTGGGGCCTCATCAATTTCACCTGCTCTGTCGCGTGATTGGAACAATCCAATTTCTCCTAGGAAGGCACGACCTCGGTAGGCCGATGGAACGCAATGGCGCCTAGAGCACATCAACTAAACCCATCCCGCCTACAGAGTCGTGATCCCTAAACCCGCAGATTCCCTACATGAAGTTGCCGTTGTCGGTCTCGGTTATGTCGGCATTCCACTTGCAGTTGGCTTTGCCGAGGCCGGATGCCGCACCTTGGGATTCGACCTTGATCAAGAGCGTGTGCGTGAACTTCAGTCCGGTCACTCCCCACTGACCACGGTCCCGGCCGAAAGGATCAATGCAGTTACCGGAAAACAGCTCCTCACCTTTACAGTGAACAAGGAGGACCTTGCCCGCAGTGAAGCAATCATCATCTGCGTTCCCACCCCCCTCCGCACGCACCTCGATCCTGACATCACATTCATCCTCTCGGCTGGTGAGGAGATCGCTCCAGTTCTCAGGAAAGGCATGCTGGTCTCCCTGGAATCCAGCACCTATCCCGGAACAACCCGTGAGGATCTTCGCAAGGGTCTGGAGGAGAAATCAGGGCTCAAGGCAGGTGTTGACTTCGCCCTTGCCTTCTCCCCCGAGCGTGAGGATCCGGGCAATGAGAAGAGTGTTCTCAAGCAGATGCCCAAGGTTGTCGGGGGACTCACTCCTGCATGCCTTGAGCGAGCCGTGGAACTCTACTCGCACGCCGTCAGCAATGTCGTCCCCGTCAGCAATTGCGACACCGCCGAGGCAGTCAAGCTCACGGAGAATATTTTCCGCTTTATCAATATCGCCCTCGTGAACGAGCTCAAGCGCATCTACACCCCCATGGGAATCGATATCTGGGAGGTCATCGAAGCAGCGAAGACCAAGCCATTCGGATTCATGCCTTTCTATCCCGGCCCCGGTGTTGGCGGGCACTGCATCCCGCTTGATCCCTACTACCTCACATGGAAGGCCCGTGAGTTCAATCTCGACACGCGCTTCATCCAGCTTGCGGGTCAGATCAACCGCGGAATGCCCTTCTATGTAGTCAGTCACCTGGTGGAGGGACTCAATACACTTTCCCTGCCGATTCAGGGCGTTCGGATCCTGATCCTTGGTCTATCCTACAAACCGAATATCCCAGATGACCGAGAGTCACCCTCTTACGTGATCATGAATATCCTCAAGGAGAAGGGGGCTGAAGTAGACTTCTATGATCCTTTCATCCCAGTCATCGAAAAGCATGCCGGTCCTCAATGGGCAGGACGTCACTCCATCGATTGGAATCCAGAAACACTAAATAGCTACACTGCTGCTGTCGTCTGCACTCCTCACAGAGGAGTCGATTATTCCCAACTCGCCGAGCATATCCCCCTCATCGTCGACGCATGCAATATCGTCCCCAAGAACAGCAAAGCCCGCGTCATCCCCGCCTAGCAGGGAAACGGGGAATCGACTCGCGCGGAGGCGCAGAGGCGCGGAGGTTTTAGAGATATGAATAAAAACGAGATTGGCACACGGGTTATTGAAGCTGCGATCAGTGTCCATCGGGAACTTGGCCCAGGCCTCTTGGAGAGCGTTTACGAAGTCGTCCTGTCTCGAGAGTTAGCTAATCATGGATTGAAATCCGAGAGGCAAATCCCCGGCACCTTAGAACGAGGATGAGAAAGAGTTTTTGTTATAAAATAAAAAAACCTCCCGATAAATATTCGCGCCTCTGCGATTGCTTGCCCGGCCTCGGCCTATTGGCCTGCGTTACGGCAGCGGGAAAACATTTATCCGGATTCCTCCTATTCCTACTTATGAGTTTATCTTCACTCATGGCGGGGGAATATTTCGAGGGGTTTGATAACCCCGGGAAGCCCCCTGAGCGTGATGGTATCCACTGGGGATACACTGACGAACTGACTCCCGTGGCCGGATGGAAATCCATTATTCCCGGTGACGGCTTCGCCCATCTTTCAGTCACGAGTCATTCGCTCGCGAAGAAAATCAAACACCTCCCTGACGGAAGTGACTTCCTCCCCTTCCAGACACTTTCCCTGGGGCCCATTGGAAGTAATCACCGGATCAGCATCCGGGCGAAGAACATGGCCATCCCCGGTGTCGCCTGCGTCCTCTTCACCTATCGTGAAAAAACCAAGGTGGATGAAATTGATATCGAGGTCACTCCGGACGACACCCAGTCAGCCGAGACAGGACACATGACCGGCACGAACGGCGGGTGGACCGATGTCCGGCTCAATACCTGGGCCAATGCCAGGGAGAGTAAGAATGGCGACGCCTCACTCCTGCCGATGCGGAGCATTCGTGCGCCGATCATCGACTCCAACGGGGAAAAGGTCTCCCACCGCGATGACAAGTTTCATATCTACACGATCGAGTGGCGCATCGGGAGTGTCCTGTTCTTCATCGACGGGGTTGAGCAGGCCTGTATCGATGACGTGGTTCCCGACTATCCCTCCACAGTCATCTTCGGGATGCGACGCATGCCGTGGTCAGGCAAAGCAGATTGGTCTGGTGAGCAAACCCTGCTAGTCGACTGGATCGACATCGAATCACTGAACAAGGAGTGATGAATCTCCCGCGCAGAGGTGCGGAGAATGAAGACCGAGATCTCCCGCAGAGACGCAGAGGCGCAGAGAGGGAAAGTGAAAAGGACTGAGAGTGGAGCACTATTCCTCACCTTCCTGAATTCCACATTCATCATCCCTTTTATCCCCTTCATCCCTGTGAAGTCTTCTCCGCGCCTCTGCGCCTCAGCGGGAGTTATTCCTAAGCTTCCTTAGTTCCACATTCATCATCCCTTCTATCCCCTTCATCCCTGTGAATCCTTCTCCCCTCTCTGCGCCTCTGCGGGATAATTCATTCAGCCCCCTATTCCATCCCCCTCTCCCGCAAACATAAGTAATTGACTTAGATGACACTGATCGTGCGATCCGACAGGCACGCTTACATTTAAGTTGTGAGTGCATCCGTCCCAGAAAATACCACGGCTACCCCACCTCACGAACAGACGGTCCCATCAGTTCCACTACCCCACGATCAGCAGGTCCCCATGCGGCGCAGCACCGATCAGGCTCTGATGCCACACGTGTCATCCCATGCACCGATTCATCCCCATGAGGAGGAACGCATGGCCCGGTTACTAGGCTACGACATCCTCGATACCGAGAACGATGTGATCCTGGACCAACTTACCGCGATGGCTGCCCGGATCACGGGATCCCCGATCGCTCTCATCTCACTGATTGACCGTGATCGACAGTGGCTGAAGTCCCACTACGGCCTCGACGTTGAGGAAACCACACGGGACGACGCCTTCTGCGCCCACACGATTATGGAAGCGGATAAGGTGATGCTCATCACGGATGCCCGGAAGGACGCGCGCTTTGTCTTCAATCCCTTTGTCACGGGTGAGCCACATATCCGCTTCTATGCGGGTGTTCCTCTTCATAATGGGGACAAGCTCGCGATCGGTAGCCTGTGTGTCATCGACCGGAAAGCGAAGGAACTCTCCGAGGAGCAGATCAATTCACTGAAGGTTATAGCCCGGATTGTCATGGATTACCTCGATGTCTATCGCTCCAACCGACATCTCACGCATCTTCTGCTGAAGGAAAAGCAAATCTATAACCGTCTTCTGAGCATGTCCTCAGAGATGACCTCACTATCGATTTCCCTGGACGATGCCCTCCAGAACATCCTGAACAATCTCGATTCCTCACTCGGTTGGCTCTCATGTCGGATCAATAACCTCACGACGCATGAACTACCCGATATCCGGATGAATCCCAGCCTTCCCGAAGACCCTCAGATTGACTCGATTTGGAAGAAGATTGATTCTCAGTCGCCGAAGGTCCTTCGTGAGATGCAGAAGACGGCATTCATCTCCAGCAATGTCACGGGTCCTGAGTATGCCTACCTGGTGGTTCCAGTCAGAAACCGTGGCAAGCTGGTGGCTAGGATTGAAATGATCTATCCGGATCACCGCAAAGCGGACGCGCGGATCAAGGAAGTCTTCGACATCATGGCGGTCACTCTAGGGATCGTCGCGGAGAGGGAGCTTGCCACCATGGAGCTCAAGTATCGGGCCAACCACGATGCCCTTACCGGGGCGATCAACAGGACCCTCTTCCTGGAAGAGCTTCAGAAAGGCATCTCGGAGGCCAAGTGCAGTCACCCCGACGCGGTTCTTCTCTTCCTCGATCTGGATGGATTCAAGGAGGTGAATGATAACTTCGGACACCAGATCGGAGACCGCCTTCTCGTCGAAGTCACGGAACGCCTTCGGAGCCTCAGTCGCGAAAAGGACATTCTCGGGCGCCTGAGTGGCGATGAATTTGTCCTCCTGGTACGCCATCTCGATATCAGCGAGGACCTGGAACCTCTTCTCAAACGGATTCAGAGGCATATCTCCCAGCCCTTCATGCTCGGAGATCTGGAAATCCGGATCACCAGCAGCATCGGGGCCGCGATCCTGGACCGTAACGACCTAACCACACCGGAACTCCTCCGCCGTGCCGAGGAGTCCATGTACCTCGTCAAGAATGGGGAACGCAAGGGCTACTGCATCGCCAACGAGCAGATCATCAAGGAGTTCAAGGATCGCCTCGATCTCGATCACAACATCCATCAAGCCGTCTATGAGAAACGGCTCCTTCTCCAGTTTCAGCCCATCATGGATCTCCGTACGGGAGAGATCTCCTCCGCGGAGGCCCTACTACGGGTATTGAACAAGGATGGCACCATCATGAATGCCTACGATTTCATCCCTTCGCTGGAGCGTAGTCGCCTCATGACTGAGGTCGATGACTGGGTAGTCGCCGAGGCCATCCGGATCGTGCAGCAACATCTGGTCAAGCTGCCGGCGATTCCCGGATTCCGCCTCTCGCTCAATGTGAGTCCAGCAATCCTCATGACTCACGGATATGCTCTCTTCACACTCAATCGCCTGAAGACAGCGAACATACCCCCGGGGATACTGCGCATCGAGATCATCGAGGATCACCTGGACACGAGTAATGCATCACTCATGGAAAACCTCAACCTGTTACGGGAAGCGGGCGTGAGTATTGCGATCGATGACTTCGGGACAGGCTACAGCAACCTTCAGCACCTGACCTCCATACCGTTCGACACGCTCAAGATCGACCGTGCTTTCCTGAAGGGAATCCTGCCGCAGAACACTAAGGATAAAGAGCTTCTGGCCGCCATCGTCGCTCTGGGGGGAACCCTCGGCTACTCGCTTGTCGCCGAGGGAATCGAGAATCAGGAACAGGCCGACTACCTTGTCTCCATCGGGTGCCATCACGGACAGGGATATCTCTATGCAAAACCGATGCCGATCGAAGGCCTTATCGAGTTCATGGTGAATCATTCCCCCCATGTCCTAGCCCTGACCATACCTGACACACCGTCACCTCCCCTTCTCCGGCACCCTCAATTATCCAATCACTGAACACCAAAATACGCCCCAAAATGAGCCCGAAACAGAAACCCAAAGCAACTGGCAAAGCAATTGGCAAAGAGACAGGCAACGTCACATCCAGACCGCAACTCCCCAAGACGCCCACCGGCATTCTCGGTTTGGATGAAATCACCGGCGGTGGATTGCCAAAAGGGCGGCCTATCCTTGTCTGCGGCGCCGCAGGCTGTGGCAAGACAGTGATGGGAATGCAGTTTCTGGTGAATGGCGCCAATCTGTACAATGAACCGGGCGTCTTTATGTCGTTCCAAGAGAGCGAGCAGGAGCTCATCAGCAACGTCGAGGCGTTCGGATTTGATCTGAAAGACCTCATCCGGCGCAAGAAGCTTGTGATTGATTCCATTGCCGTCGAGCGCAGCGAGATCGAAGAGGCAGGCAAATACGATCTGGAGGGTCTCTTCATCCGCCTGGGCCACGCGATCGACTCCATCAATGCCAAGCGCGTGGTGCTTGATACCATCGAATCGCTCTTTAGCGATCTGGGCAACCCCCCACTCCTGAGAGCCGAAATCAGTCGTCTCTTTCGTTGGCTCAAGAAGAAAGGTGTGACCGCCATCATCACCGGCGAACCCGGGGTCGCAATGCTGACGCGCCAGGGACTGGAAGAGTATATCAGCGACTGCGTCATCAAGCTCGATAACCGGATTACTGATCAGATCTCCGAACGCCGCCTGCGCGTGATCAAGTACCGCGGTTCGGAGCACGGCACCAACGAGTATCCATTTCTGATCGATGAGGGGGCAATCACCGTCCTGCCGATCACCTCGGCCACACTGAAACATCTTGTTTCAACCCACCGCGTCCCTACTGGCGTGCAGCGTCTGGATGCCATGCTCGGCGGCAAGGGGTTCTACCAGGGCAGTAGCGTGCTCGTCTCAGGCACAGCGGGCACCGGCAAGAGCAGTCTGGCAGTGCACTTTGTCGACGCCGCTTGCCGCATGGGGGAACGCGCCATCTATTTCACCTTCGAGGAGGGGGCTGAACAGATCATCCGCAATATGCGCTCGATCGGCATCGACTTGGAGCAATGGGTGCGGAGGGGCCTGCTACAGTTTGCGGCTCACCGCCCGACTACCTATGGCCTGGAAAAGCATCTACTCATGATGCAACGGTCTATCAACGACTTCGATCCGGCAGTGGTGGTGGTCGACCCCTTGAACAGTTTTGTCGTGGATGGCAATCAGATGGACGTGAAGGGCATGTTGATGCGCCTGGTGAATTTCATGAAGACGAAGGGCATCACCAGCCTGTTTACTAATCTGACGGCGGGAGGAGGCCCGATCGAGCAGACCGACATACGGATCTCGTCACTGATCGACACCTGGATACTGCTCCGTGACATTGATTATATCGGCGAGCGCAACCGTACTCTCTGCATCCTGAAGTCGCGCGGTATGGTGCATTCCAACCAGGTCCGCGAGTTCTTGTTGACCGAGCACGGAGTGCAGTTGAGAGATGTCTATCTCGGCCCGTCAGGCGTGCTGACCGGCACAGCCAGAGTGAATCAGGAGGCGGCCGAGAAAGCCGCGGAACTGATACGCGAGCAGGAATTGAAGCGCGGCCGCGAGCTACTGGCCGGCAAGCGTTCCATCGTGGAAGCCCAGATTGCCGCCATGCGTGCCGAGTTCAAAGTGCAGGAGCTGGCGAGCCGGAAAGTCACCGATGTACAAGAAGCCATTGAGACACTTGCGGCCGAGCAACGTAAGCTCATGGCGTATGCGCGCGGCAGGGATTTCAGCGCCCAGGGGTCACCAAACCGTCTCAAGAAAGGGAAATCGAAATAAAGAATCTCCGGACGCCACAGCAACAACCGTGAAAGCAACAACCGTGAAAGCGGCTCACGGAAATGCAAGCCCGGATCTGTACGTTCTGCGCCTCTATGTGGCAGGCCAAACGCCGAAGTCGCTCGCGGCCATTACCAATCTGAAGAGGATCTGTGACGAACATCTGGCAGGGCGCCATCAGAGCGAAGTCATTGATCTCCTGCAAAATCCGCAACTCGCGCGCAAGGATCAGATCCTGGCGATCCCGACCCTGGTACGCCTTCAGCCGCTACCGGTGCACAAGATTATCGGCGATCTCTCCGACACAGAGCGTGCGCTCATCGCGCTGGGCCTCCGGGAAAGACCATAGGTTTATAAGGAGAGGCGCGCATGAACAGGAAACCTCTCCAGGATCAACCACAAGGGCTTAAGCAAGCCTCTAACCAAGCCTCTCATGCTCAGAACCCAAGGAAGAGCGAGCACTCTGAGACTGCTAAGACTGCTGAAACTGCTGAGCCCTATATCCTCAAGCTCTACATCGCCGGCATGACGCCGCTCTCGCTGCGCTCCATCGAGAATGCGAAACGAATCTGCGAGGAACATCTGGCAGACCGCTACCAGTTGGAGGTGATCGACATCAGGCAGCAGCCGCAACTCGCGAAGGGGGCACAAATCACCGCGGCTCCAACGCTTATCAGAGAGATGCCTCTGCCTCTGCGTCGCGTGGTGGGCGACTTATCTGACACCCAGCATGTGCTCCTGGGGCTCGACCTGAAGAGGAGAAGATAATGTCCAAGCAACACAACGGCTCTCTAGCAATCCAGGACGAGAACCTGGCGCTGCGGGAAAGACTGGCTGAGGCGGAGCAAACCCTGGAGGCCATACGCAGTGGTCGAGTGGATGCGCTGGTGGCATCGGTCAATGGCGAAGAACGCATCTTCACACTCGAGGGTGAAGATCGCTCTTACCGGATTCTGATCGAGGCGATGCAACAGGGCGCGCTGATCACAAGCACTAGTGGGCTGATTCTGTATGCCAACCACAGCTTTGCCGGCATGCTCAAGGCCCCGCTTGAGAAGGTGATCGGTTCCCTTGTTTCCGACTGGATCGCGCCGCAGAGTCAAGACGTACTGACTTCGCTGCTCCACCTGACTCCTGGTGCGAAACAGAATAGCGAGCTACTGCTGAAGGGCATCGATAACACAGAGGTACCAGTACTTCTTTCTGCAGGGAAGCAGGGGCTGAACGGGGATTCGGATCAGCTCTGGATGGCGATTACAGACCTGAGTGAAGTGATCGCAAGAAAGATAAAAGACGCAAAAGCGCTGGCCCAGCTCGGCGTCGACAAGAAACTGGCCGCTGCGGCACTGCAAACCCTGAACTACACGCGCAGTCTTATCGAGGCGAGCCTCGACCCGCTGGTCGCCATCAACCCCGATGGGATAATCACCGATGTGAATGAAGCCACCATAAAGATCACCGGACGGTCCCGCTCGGAGCTGGTCGGCGTTGATTTCTCGAGTTACTTCACCGACCCCGATGCGGCGCGTAGTGTTTATAAGCAGGTCTTCGAGGAGGGTTTCGTGAAAGACTTTCCACTAACTATTCGCAGCTCCGATGGCCATGTCACCGATGTGCTCTACAACGCCAGCCTCTACCGTGATAAACATGGTCAGGTGAAGGGTGTATTGGCCGCAGCACGCGACATCACCGAGAGAAAGAAGGCTGAAATGACCGCCAGCCGCCTGGCTGCCATCGTCGAATCCTCGGATGATGCCATCCTGGGATTGGAACTGGATGGGACGATCACCAGCTGGAATCACGGGGCGGAACTGCTGTTCGGCTACTCTGCCTGCGAGATGATGGGAGCTTCCAACTTGAAGCTGATCCCGCAGGAGTATCACGCTGAAGAGCATGATATTCTGGAGAAGATCGGACGTGGCGAATCAGTG
The window above is part of the Verrucomicrobiota bacterium genome. Proteins encoded here:
- a CDS encoding HEAT repeat domain-containing protein produces the protein MNLLTIVLITAAILTLLSLLLLVITIVLRIATDRRLRRDTEFRKKAKPILQSFLSGEASLEAAKAALAYEPHGAIQLLLEESDALGTEGRKKLLPLLALMPFEKKMMTHITSRRWEKRLRSAEYLGYLGDDSALPALMTALRDDVLAVRFAAANSLARLGCQDAVEPILKALDVPGEVSQRRVVEVLQILGPAASDQILTILNDSSGNQTSLAIAARIAGSLRIENSIKSLCGLLRHENANIRINVLRSLASINDHSVTDQIAALGEDPSWEVRSSVMLALGRLGATQQIPLLLQGLSDREWWVRFNAAEALYSLGDPGIAALKEAVDHHVDAYGRDMARQILQEHGIIQSNEETKEINS
- a CDS encoding glycosyltransferase, with translation MNTIRILLWIILGYYIALHAIYLLLLLLGSLQIRRYNRAITFAEFRRIGESRLTMPVSLIIPCYNEATIICSTILNVLRLIYPQFEVIVVSDGSKDNTMEILTEKFKLRRIERFGRRFISTKPILGVYESSEYPNLVVVEKNNGRRADAINAGVAMAHYPLLCVIDADCVLESDALLHMARPFLRDSRVGAVAGVVRPSNGLSVVEGEIVAKGFPKTFLGMNQEIEYARSFQWARIGLSRLRSMLCISGALILVKKTLFEKLGGPWPDAITDDIEFTMRLNRHVHDRRNKEDARMVFAPDAICYTEIPEKIGQYASQRNRWQRGTLQAIWRNRGMIFNPRYSATGLFGMPYFLLFEGLSGIVELSAWILMVVCLVLRIATGFEIVAMLFLAYIMGVFLSLSAVLLTEASRLRSARWREFWRLILAIFLDNLGPHQFHLLCRVIGTIQFLLGRHDLGRPMERNGA
- a CDS encoding nucleotide sugar dehydrogenase, translated to MPKPADSLHEVAVVGLGYVGIPLAVGFAEAGCRTLGFDLDQERVRELQSGHSPLTTVPAERINAVTGKQLLTFTVNKEDLARSEAIIICVPTPLRTHLDPDITFILSAGEEIAPVLRKGMLVSLESSTYPGTTREDLRKGLEEKSGLKAGVDFALAFSPEREDPGNEKSVLKQMPKVVGGLTPACLERAVELYSHAVSNVVPVSNCDTAEAVKLTENIFRFINIALVNELKRIYTPMGIDIWEVIEAAKTKPFGFMPFYPGPGVGGHCIPLDPYYLTWKAREFNLDTRFIQLAGQINRGMPFYVVSHLVEGLNTLSLPIQGVRILILGLSYKPNIPDDRESPSYVIMNILKEKGAEVDFYDPFIPVIEKHAGPQWAGRHSIDWNPETLNSYTAAVVCTPHRGVDYSQLAEHIPLIVDACNIVPKNSKARVIPA
- a CDS encoding GxxExxY protein, which produces MNKNEIGTRVIEAAISVHRELGPGLLESVYEVVLSRELANHGLKSERQIPGTLERG
- a CDS encoding glycoside hydrolase family 16 protein codes for the protein MSLSSLMAGEYFEGFDNPGKPPERDGIHWGYTDELTPVAGWKSIIPGDGFAHLSVTSHSLAKKIKHLPDGSDFLPFQTLSLGPIGSNHRISIRAKNMAIPGVACVLFTYREKTKVDEIDIEVTPDDTQSAETGHMTGTNGGWTDVRLNTWANARESKNGDASLLPMRSIRAPIIDSNGEKVSHRDDKFHIYTIEWRIGSVLFFIDGVEQACIDDVVPDYPSTVIFGMRRMPWSGKADWSGEQTLLVDWIDIESLNKE
- a CDS encoding sensor domain-containing phosphodiesterase, which encodes MPHVSSHAPIHPHEEERMARLLGYDILDTENDVILDQLTAMAARITGSPIALISLIDRDRQWLKSHYGLDVEETTRDDAFCAHTIMEADKVMLITDARKDARFVFNPFVTGEPHIRFYAGVPLHNGDKLAIGSLCVIDRKAKELSEEQINSLKVIARIVMDYLDVYRSNRHLTHLLLKEKQIYNRLLSMSSEMTSLSISLDDALQNILNNLDSSLGWLSCRINNLTTHELPDIRMNPSLPEDPQIDSIWKKIDSQSPKVLREMQKTAFISSNVTGPEYAYLVVPVRNRGKLVARIEMIYPDHRKADARIKEVFDIMAVTLGIVAERELATMELKYRANHDALTGAINRTLFLEELQKGISEAKCSHPDAVLLFLDLDGFKEVNDNFGHQIGDRLLVEVTERLRSLSREKDILGRLSGDEFVLLVRHLDISEDLEPLLKRIQRHISQPFMLGDLEIRITSSIGAAILDRNDLTTPELLRRAEESMYLVKNGERKGYCIANEQIIKEFKDRLDLDHNIHQAVYEKRLLLQFQPIMDLRTGEISSAEALLRVLNKDGTIMNAYDFIPSLERSRLMTEVDDWVVAEAIRIVQQHLVKLPAIPGFRLSLNVSPAILMTHGYALFTLNRLKTANIPPGILRIEIIEDHLDTSNASLMENLNLLREAGVSIAIDDFGTGYSNLQHLTSIPFDTLKIDRAFLKGILPQNTKDKELLAAIVALGGTLGYSLVAEGIENQEQADYLVSIGCHHGQGYLYAKPMPIEGLIEFMVNHSPHVLALTIPDTPSPPLLRHPQLSNH
- the kaiC gene encoding circadian clock protein KaiC, giving the protein MSPKQKPKATGKAIGKETGNVTSRPQLPKTPTGILGLDEITGGGLPKGRPILVCGAAGCGKTVMGMQFLVNGANLYNEPGVFMSFQESEQELISNVEAFGFDLKDLIRRKKLVIDSIAVERSEIEEAGKYDLEGLFIRLGHAIDSINAKRVVLDTIESLFSDLGNPPLLRAEISRLFRWLKKKGVTAIITGEPGVAMLTRQGLEEYISDCVIKLDNRITDQISERRLRVIKYRGSEHGTNEYPFLIDEGAITVLPITSATLKHLVSTHRVPTGVQRLDAMLGGKGFYQGSSVLVSGTAGTGKSSLAVHFVDAACRMGERAIYFTFEEGAEQIIRNMRSIGIDLEQWVRRGLLQFAAHRPTTYGLEKHLLMMQRSINDFDPAVVVVDPLNSFVVDGNQMDVKGMLMRLVNFMKTKGITSLFTNLTAGGGPIEQTDIRISSLIDTWILLRDIDYIGERNRTLCILKSRGMVHSNQVREFLLTEHGVQLRDVYLGPSGVLTGTARVNQEAAEKAAELIREQELKRGRELLAGKRSIVEAQIAAMRAEFKVQELASRKVTDVQEAIETLAAEQRKLMAYARGRDFSAQGSPNRLKKGKSK